Proteins encoded by one window of Castor canadensis chromosome 2, mCasCan1.hap1v2, whole genome shotgun sequence:
- the Atp5mg gene encoding ATP synthase F(0) complex subunit g, mitochondrial has product MAQFVRNLAEKAPALVNAAVTYSKPRLATFWHYARVELVPPTPAEIPTAIQSLKKIIHSAQTGSFKQLTVKEAMLNGLVATEVWMWFYIGEIIGKRGIVGYNV; this is encoded by the exons ATGGCCCAGTTTGTCCGTAACCTCGCGGAGAAGGCCCCGGCGCTGGTGAACG ctgCTGTGACTTACTCGAAGCCTCGATTGGCCACATTTTGGCACTACGCCAGGGTTGAGCTGGTTCCTCCAACCCCTGCTGAGATCCCTACAGCTATTCAGAGCCTGAAAAAAATAATCCATAGTGCTCAAACTGGTAGCTTCAAACAGCTCACAGTGAAG GAAGCTATGCTGAATGGTTTGGTGGCCACTGAAGTGTGGATGTGGTTTTATATCGGCGAGATCATTGGCAAGCGTGGCATCGTTGGCTATAATGTTTGA